A genome region from Vanessa cardui chromosome 24, ilVanCard2.1, whole genome shotgun sequence includes the following:
- the LOC124540123 gene encoding peroxisomal membrane protein PEX13, which produces MSEPAKLNGNSDPTLSNAGVMGTGEVPSFRNPIPSTSFINNNIGPPVLPPRPDFSTQPGYGMNSGYGYGGLGGSYGMGYGGTGYGYSGMGAGYGMGMGMGMGMGGMNSYGGYNRYGPMYGDIESRFIQMAEDSSRPAFDSIQSVVNAVGSIAMMLENTFFALTSSFRAILGVAENFGRLRSLFAQFWSTFAVVRSLNWLVRKLLVLLGIRTECEFKAWAEAVAASQNGSASPEQRAKGSSWPILLFFGVIAAAPYIVLKMLNGLSTSINERLQDPHTWQNPLRAIAQHDFQATSPQEISFNANQVLSIAPQHLQGNLWNSGWLMASSDRQTAGLVPVNYIKVVKPTNQSENDNNQNLTSKPTDNPAPEQCTAELEKYYGQEL; this is translated from the exons ATGAGTGAACCAGCGAAGCTTAACGGGAACTCTGACCCCACTTTATCGAATGCGGGTGTTATGGGCACAGGCGAAGTCCCATCTTTCAGGAATCCCATACCATCAActtcgtttattaataataacattggaCCCCCCGTTCTACCACCACGACCTGATTTTAGTACCCAGCCTGGTTACGGCATGAATTCAGGCTATGGATACGGTGGTTTGGGAGGGTCATATGGTATGGGTTATGGTGGGACAGGATATGGATACAGTGGAATGGGGGCTGGCTACGGAATGGGAATGGGGATGGGGATGGGCATGGGTGGTATGAATTCATATGGAGGATATAATAGATATGGACCAATGTATGGAGATATTGAAAGCAG atttattcaAATGGCAGAAGACAGTTCGAGGCCCGCATTTGATTCCATACAAAGTGTTGTTAATGCTGTTGGCAGTATTGCTATGATGTTGGAGAACACATTTTTCGCCTTAACAAGTTCATTCCGAGCCATTCTAG GTGTGGCAGAAAACTTTGGTCGTTTGCGGTCATTATTCGCTCAGTTTTGGTCCACATTTGCAGTTGTTAGAAGTCTTAATTGGCTTGTAAGGAAGCTACTTGTGTTGCTTGGTATCAGGACTGAATGTGAATTTAAG GCCTGGGCCGAGGCGGTAGCGGCGTCACAGAACGGATCGGCGTCCCCGGAACAGCGCGCCAAGGGCTCCAGCTGGCCCATTCTTCTCTTCTTCGGCGTGATAGCCGCCGCACCATATATTGTGCTTAAAATGCTCAATGGACTGTCGACGAGCATTAACGAAAGAC TGCAAGATCCACACACATGGCAGAACCCATTGCGCGCAATTGCCCAACACGACTTCCAAGCCACCTCACCCCAGGAAATCAGCTTCAACGCCAACCAAGTCCTGTCTATCGCACCGCAACACCTCCAGGGTAATCTGTGGAACTCAGGCTGGCTGATGGCATCGTCAGATAGACAAACAGCTGGATTAGTCCCAGTCAATTACATAAAAGTTGTAAAGCCTACAAATCAAAGTGAGAATGATAATAACCAAAACCTAACTAGTAAACCGACAGACAATCCCGCTCCTGAGCAATGCACGGCTGAATTAGAGAAATATTATGGCcaggaattataa
- the LOC124540181 gene encoding 40S ribosomal protein S7, translating into MSTKIIKASAVEPDGFETSISQALVELETNSDLKAQLRELYITKAKEIELHNKKSIIIYVPMPKLKAFQKIQIRLVRELEKKFSGKHVVFIGDRKILPKPSHKTRVANKQKRPRSRTLTSVYDAILEDLVFPAEIVGKRIRVKLDGSQLIKVHLDKNQQTTIEHKVDTFQSVYKKLTGREVTFEFPEPYL; encoded by the exons ATGAGTACGAAAATCATCAAAGCGAGCGCTGTCGAGCCTGATGGCTTCGAGACCTCGATCTCGCAGGCGTTGGTCGAGTTGGAAACCAACTCCGACCTGAAGGCTCAACTCAGGGAGTTGTACATTACAAAAGCTAAGGAAATTGAACTGCACAACAAAAAA TCAATCATCATCTATGTGCCGATGCCCAAATTGAAGGCATTCCAGAAGATTCAAATCAGACTGGTCCGTGAACTTGAGAAGAAATTCAGTGGCAAGCATGTTGTGTTCATTGGTGACCGCAAGATTCTGCCCAAACCGAGCCACAAGACGCGCGTCGCTAACAAACAAAAGAGGCCCAGATCAAG GACACTGACATCTGTATATGATGCTATTCTCGAGGATCTTGTGTTCCCCGCTGAGATTGTCGGCAAGAGGATCCGAGTCAAGCTAGATGGCTCACAGCTCATCAAAGTGCACCTTGATAAAAATCAGCAAACCACTATTGAACACAAG GTGGACACCTTCCAGTCAGTATACAAGAAGTTGACGGGGCGCGAAGTCACTTTCGAATTCCCCGAACCCTACTTGTAA
- the LOC124540049 gene encoding longitudinals lacking protein-like, whose translation MGDQQFFLKWNDFQTNMVTSFRHLRDEKSFTDVTLACEGQTCKAHKMVLSACSPYFKSLLEENPSKHPIIILKDVSYLHLQAILEFMYAGEVNVSQEQLPAFLKTAARLKVKGLAEPPPQMPSIKREG comes from the exons ATGGGGGACCAGCAATTTTTCCTTAAATGGAATGACTTCCAGACGAATATGGTTACGTCTTTTCGACATTTGAGGGATGAAAAAAGTTTTACGGAC GTCACACTAGCATGCGAAGGTCAAACGTGTAAAGCACATAAAATGGTACTTTCAGCATGTAGTCCATACTTTAAAAGCTTATTAGAG gaGAATCCATCAAAACATCCCATAATTATCTTAAAAGATGTATCATACTTGCACTTACAAGCGATACTTGAGTTTATGTATGCCGGTGAGGTTAATGTGTCCCAGGAACAGCTGCCGGCATTCCTCAAGACTGCTGCAAGACTTAAA GTTAAAGGGCTAGCCGAGCCGCCGCCACAGATGCCTAGTATCAAGAGAGAAGGCTAA
- the LOC124540184 gene encoding UDP-glucose 4-epimerase isoform X1 has protein sequence MKPQNAESIMAPAILVTGGAGYVGSHTVMSMLERSESVEFEIVVVDNLSNAYRSEGQKKPAPLRIIEEMTGKNIHFYELDIRDKEGLDKIFAAHNIECVIHFAALKAVGESVEKPLEYYQANISGTCTLFEVMRDHGVYKLVYSSSCTVYGEPEKLPLDESHPTGRGLASPYGRSKYFCEEIMKDLCKSDPKWVVISLRYFNPVGAHHSGRIGEDPTGIPNNLMPFIAQVAVGRLKELVVFGDDYPTIDGTGVRDYIHVEDLAEGHVKAIKLFKDPAFSGFHAINLGTGTGYSVLQVVAAFERASGRRVARRAAARRAGDVAANYADAARARRLLAWRAARGLPDMCRDAWNWQSRHPHGFRDC, from the exons ATGAAACCACAGAACGCCGA ATCAATAATGGCACCCGCAATCCTCGTGACGGGCGGGGCGGGCTACGTCGGTTCGCACACGGTGATGTCTATGCTAGAACGTTCGGAGTCTGTGGAATTCGAAATAGTTGTCGTTGATAACCTCAGCAATGCATACAG ATCTGAAGGCCAGAAAAAGCCAGCACCCTTGAGAATTATAGAGGAGATGACGGGGAAGAATATCCACTTCTATGAGCTCGATATCCGGGATAAGGAAGGATTGGATAAGATATTTGCCGCT CACAACATCGAATGCGTGATCCACTTCGCGGCGCTGAAGGCTGTGGGTGAATCTGTCGAGAAGCCTCTGGAATACTACCAGGCAAACATATCTGGTACTTGTACGCTATTTGAG GTAATGCGTGATCACGGAGTGTACAAGCTGGTGTACAGTTCGTCGTGCACAGTGTACGGAGAGCCGGAGAAGCTGCCGCTCGACGAGTCTCACCCCACGGGCCGGGGCCTGGCGAGTCCGTACGGCCGGTCCAAGTACTTCTGCGAGGAGATTATGAAGGATCTTTGCAAAAGCGATCcg AAATGGGTGGTGATATCCCTGCGGTACTTTAACCCGGTGGGCGCGCACCACAGCGGGCGGATCGGCGAGGACCCCACGGGCATTCCCAACAACCTCATGCCCTTTATAGCGCAG GTAGCAGTGGGCCGTCTTAAAGAATTGGTAGTCTTCGGCGACGACTACCCAACGATAGACGGCACCGGGGTCAGAGACTACATCCACGTCGAGGACTTAGCCGAGGGTCACGTTAAAGCCATCAAACTCTTCAAGGATCCCGCCTTCAGTGGGTTCCATGCTATCAATTTAG GCACGGGCACGGGCTACTCGGTGCTGCAGGTCGTGGCGGCGTTCGAGCGCGCGAGCGGGCGGCGCGTGGCGCGGCGCGCGGCCGCCCGGCGCGCCGGCGACGTGGCCGCCAACTACGCCgacgcggcgcgcgcgcgccgcctgcTCGCCTGGCGCGCCGCGCGCGGCCTGCCCGACATGTGCCGCGACGCCTGGAACTGGCAGAGCCGGCACCCGCACGGCTTCCGTGA ctGCTAG
- the LOC124540184 gene encoding UDP-glucose 4-epimerase isoform X2: MKPQNAESIMAPAILVTGGAGYVGSHTVMSMLERSESVEFEIVVVDNLSNAYRSEGQKKPAPLRIIEEMTGKNIHFYELDIRDKEGLDKIFAAHNIECVIHFAALKAVGESVEKPLEYYQANISGTCTLFEVMRDHGVYKLVYSSSCTVYGEPEKLPLDESHPTGRGLASPYGRSKYFCEEIMKDLCKSDPKWVVISLRYFNPVGAHHSGRIGEDPTGIPNNLMPFIAQVAVGRLKELVVFGDDYPTIDGTGVRDYIHVEDLAEGHVKAIKLFKDPAFSGFHAINLGTGTGYSVLQVVAPARLARRARPARHVPRRLELAEPAPARLP, translated from the exons ATGAAACCACAGAACGCCGA ATCAATAATGGCACCCGCAATCCTCGTGACGGGCGGGGCGGGCTACGTCGGTTCGCACACGGTGATGTCTATGCTAGAACGTTCGGAGTCTGTGGAATTCGAAATAGTTGTCGTTGATAACCTCAGCAATGCATACAG ATCTGAAGGCCAGAAAAAGCCAGCACCCTTGAGAATTATAGAGGAGATGACGGGGAAGAATATCCACTTCTATGAGCTCGATATCCGGGATAAGGAAGGATTGGATAAGATATTTGCCGCT CACAACATCGAATGCGTGATCCACTTCGCGGCGCTGAAGGCTGTGGGTGAATCTGTCGAGAAGCCTCTGGAATACTACCAGGCAAACATATCTGGTACTTGTACGCTATTTGAG GTAATGCGTGATCACGGAGTGTACAAGCTGGTGTACAGTTCGTCGTGCACAGTGTACGGAGAGCCGGAGAAGCTGCCGCTCGACGAGTCTCACCCCACGGGCCGGGGCCTGGCGAGTCCGTACGGCCGGTCCAAGTACTTCTGCGAGGAGATTATGAAGGATCTTTGCAAAAGCGATCcg AAATGGGTGGTGATATCCCTGCGGTACTTTAACCCGGTGGGCGCGCACCACAGCGGGCGGATCGGCGAGGACCCCACGGGCATTCCCAACAACCTCATGCCCTTTATAGCGCAG GTAGCAGTGGGCCGTCTTAAAGAATTGGTAGTCTTCGGCGACGACTACCCAACGATAGACGGCACCGGGGTCAGAGACTACATCCACGTCGAGGACTTAGCCGAGGGTCACGTTAAAGCCATCAAACTCTTCAAGGATCCCGCCTTCAGTGGGTTCCATGCTATCAATTTAG GCACGGGCACGGGCTACTCGGTGCTGCAGGTCGTGG cgcctgcTCGCCTGGCGCGCCGCGCGCGGCCTGCCCGACATGTGCCGCGACGCCTGGAACTGGCAGAGCCGGCACCCGCACGGCTTCCGTGA